A window of the Campylobacter massiliensis genome harbors these coding sequences:
- the fdh3B gene encoding formate dehydrogenase FDH3 subunit beta, with amino-acid sequence MSEFNDNNRLKFYCDDDRCIDCNGCAVACDEAHELPLGIRRRRVITLNEGVPGKEISTSIACMHCEDAPCSLVCPVDCFYIRADGVVLHDKDICIGCGYCLYACPFGAPQFPREGVFGAKGSMDKCTMCAGGPLPTNSEAEREEYGQDRISEGKVPVCAAMCSTKALLVGESAMIEKIYGDRVKARGYGFKDLKQTPTWKLAYYAGDRLKYSF; translated from the coding sequence ATGAGCGAATTTAACGATAATAATAGACTTAAATTTTACTGCGACGACGATAGATGTATCGACTGTAACGGCTGCGCGGTGGCTTGCGACGAGGCTCACGAGCTGCCTCTTGGTATCCGCCGCCGCCGCGTCATCACGCTAAACGAGGGCGTACCCGGCAAGGAAATATCAACCTCGATAGCTTGCATGCACTGCGAGGACGCTCCGTGCTCGCTGGTTTGCCCGGTCGATTGTTTTTACATCAGAGCCGACGGCGTCGTGCTACACGACAAAGATATCTGCATCGGCTGCGGATACTGTCTATACGCGTGTCCGTTCGGCGCGCCTCAGTTTCCGCGCGAGGGAGTGTTTGGCGCCAAAGGTTCGATGGATAAGTGCACGATGTGCGCAGGCGGTCCGCTACCGACAAATAGCGAAGCCGAGCGTGAAGAGTACGGACAGGATAGAATTTCCGAAGGAAAGGTGCCGGTTTGTGCGGCAATGTGTTCTACAAAGGCGCTGCTAGTAGGCGAATCGGCTATGATAGAGAAGATCTACGGCGACAGAGTCAAGGCTCGCGGCTACGGCTTTAAAGACCTAAAACAAACTCCGACCTGGAAGCTTGCTTATTACGCGGGCGACAGGCTAAAATACAGCTTCTAA